Genomic segment of Schistocerca piceifrons isolate TAMUIC-IGC-003096 chromosome 1, iqSchPice1.1, whole genome shotgun sequence:
gtcacacccacgatgaccgccctaccggtcacttacgcagcggctcttgccacgtctacagtttcgtccagtccgtcgcccggtccttccgatcggcacgtcccaccgtcccagtcaccaacggacggtacagacgtcccacctgacaaccttgccgccgaacaggctcccgcaccggacgctgaggagaccagtacatcttcacaacacctgtttgacaatttcattgtacccaccgacaccttcgaaccaggtcgacgctcctccttgccgtcgtccgacactgaggaacacgtgcgcaaacaacgctcgccacgtaggcgcaaacgccgtcgccgttcacccacgggctctcagagcgttgccacccgcgacgacgaagacgacacccaagcagccgacatttccacgcagaggtcggcggacaactttcacgatgaacaagacgtttcgcaggacgggaccactatggaggtcgccacgcacaatgtaacaatcggtgcgccggttgagacgcctgtctccccgccgacaactccagatctctctcaccacgacgcaattcccatggacattggacagacccacggcacaggagcatgggccgacgacattgaggaaggtacgccccctcctccggatgagttacctccgccggacgaggctacctgttaacatcaaaagcgaggcattgcagctgatgggacgggacttcctgtcggtgccctcctcttacttcccttggtgatggtagatgcgcgtccaccaccactgaaacaaacataccggtttgccacactgaacatcaacatgatcggcactgcacccaagctgcaactcctatgtgacatgcttcgggcctctgacgtcgacgtcgcccttcttcaggaagtacgcgttgccacactaccaccagtctacggctacgactcatacacgtccacatgtgatcaatcagggcg
This window contains:
- the LOC124739345 gene encoding dentin sialophosphoprotein-like is translated as MKTETETDEDEDERKPESHAAGDGDGDGDGDGDGDGWQELSSSPSPGPSDRHVPPSQSPTDGTDVPPDNLAAEQAPAPDAEETSTSSQHLFDNFIVPTDTFEPGRRSSLPSSDTEEHVRKQRSPRRRKRRRRSPTGSQSVATRDDEDDTQAADISTQRSADNFHDEQDVSQDGTTMEVATHNVTIGAPVETPVSPPTTPDLSHHDAIPMDIGQTHGTGAWADDIEEGTPPPPDELPPPDEATC